Proteins co-encoded in one Nostoc sp. C052 genomic window:
- a CDS encoding ribbon-helix-helix protein, CopG family, with protein sequence MKNSKKKKASLPVYLDEFERERLEKIASDWGTSLSTTIKRLIREREINY encoded by the coding sequence ATGAAGAATTCCAAAAAGAAAAAAGCTTCTCTACCAGTTTATCTAGATGAGTTTGAACGTGAAAGATTAGAGAAAATCGCCTCTGATTGGGGTACAAGTCTATCAACCACAATCAAAAGGCTGATTAGAGAGAGAGAAATTAATTATTGA